The DNA sequence ATTTGAACAAGTGTAAGTGTTCAATTAACAAAATGATAAGTTTGGGGACCGGCATGACAAAGTGACACAAGTATAAGTGCTATTTAGACTATTCTGCCTTTTAATATTAAAGAACATGTTTTTTTAAAATACTTATCTCACCTTTTAATGGGAGCTCGATGAGATTTACTAGGTGTTTTGTACTCACCACACTTATCTTTGTGACAATATAATATATATGAGTAGTTGAAAGAAGTCTTTCTTTCCCTCTGcttttgaaagaaaataaattctTTTCACACTAATAAAAGGAAACTCCGTACAGACATCATATGAGATGAGAACTTTAATTGATTTTGCAGCTCTTTAGAAATTTATTTCTAGTTTTATgattcaacttttttttttttttttttttttacatatgagagatttatttttacacgtaaaaattttattttttttacacataagagatctaaaaatatcactttcttaattttaaaattataaagggGCATAATGTATAAATAACATAGAAGGTTACCTACGTGGGGACAAATAATTTCTTTACTCACTAAGAAAGTTATACTAGACTTGCACGATACATGTGCTCTTCTAAAATTAGGTCGACAACCATTTATATGTACTCATTGTTGATAATATAACAATAATGAGTAATTGTTGTTATTATAAAGTAATGCTGCTTAATTAACATGCTCTTTTGGTTTAACTGGGAATAGACAAGGATATTTGATAAGCTATTTCATATTATATACATGTGATAGTTAATACCATCATTTTTATATAAAATGTATGCCCGGACTTGATAATACTAATAaccaaatatgaaataaatataattttaaattatttctgAAATTAATACTCTTATTCCGGTAGCCAAACGACCCGAAAGTAATTTCCTTGAAATTAAGAAGTCATAGGCTTTAGACCTACCACCGCCAAACTAAAGCTTAATGGCCAGAACCTATATTGCTGGACTCACTCTAGAAAGGAGAAACAAAGAGTAGTAAGAAACAAGACAACTACTCTAGAAAATAGAAACAAAGTAAGAAACAAGTCAAATACTCTAGAAGTCCAAGTACACCGCAATAACATATTTAGGGCCTACACATTGTTTAATCAATGACTAAAAATTTACAAGCAATCAAGAAACACATTGCACGCTGAAAGATATACTAGTAAAATTCTCTGTCGGAGATTGACAATCAGTAGAATATCTTAGTCATTATTTAGATGTGAAATCGAGGTATGTGGAGATGCTAAAAGTAATTTCCCTTAAATGATGTATGTATTAAGTGTAAACATAAACTTTAATTCATATCAGAATCTTGATCATCATAATCTTAAATATAATCGATACAGAAAACATAATTGAAGCGGAAGTCATTATCACGAAACGAAAGCGTTAATTGGAATTGGTTTCTCGCCCCACTTTAGTTACCGCGGCCTTTAGTgatggaaaagaaaaataaaatacggTAACCCTAATGGGTAGAGAGATGATCAATTTATAGAGTAATTGACTTAATCTTGTACGTCCATCAAGTAACCGATCGGACGGACGAGATTTGTCTTtcattaaatattaattatggcACTTAAGTTTATTAAgtcaaaaaaaaattagaaaaaatctaACATTCTCCACGTGGCCCAATAATCACATAAGATTAATATTTAATAACATACTTTATTAGTTGTGCATAAACAAATCTTTTCTATAATGTACATCATGCATGCCATAATACGACAAACTGCTAAATGTGAGTTATAGcgattatacatatatttttgCCTATATACTCCCTTCCATATACTACAACATTAGCAACTCATCATATTAGGTCCATAAGCTATAAAATATTATGGTCCACAATAATGTCTCATTAAAACTTATCCTGTAATATCTCAAAATAATAATGTATACACCATTACGAGACACAAGAAATCATTATTGTATATCAGAAACATATAAATGAGCTCAGAATGTCAAAACATCATACATACAACCAAGACCCATTCTATGTACATGTTCTTTAAATATCTTTGGCTGTAAACTTTTCGTTAACGGATCTACAATCATGAGATCAGTTCTAATATGCTCAAGTGACACTCTTTGTTTATGAACTTCCTCCTTGACGGTAAAGTACTTTAATTCAATATGTTTGGCACATTTGAAATACTTATCATTCTTGGAGAAGAATACTGCTGCAGAATTATCACAATATATTTTCAGCGGCTTGGTAATGGTGTCGACAACCCCAAGTCCTTTAATAAAGTTTCACAACAATAATGCATGAATTGTGGCTTCAAAACATGCCATAAATTCTGCTTCCATCGTGGATGTAGCAATGACACACTGTTTGGCACTCTTCCACGATATTGTTCTTTCAGCTAATAGGAACAAATAACCAAACGTGGACTTTCTAATGTCAATACATCTAGCGAAATCTGAATCCGAGTATCCAATGACTTCCAAATGCTTGGATCTCCTATACATGAGCATGTAATCCTTCGTTCTTTTCAGGTACCTCAAGACTTTCTTTACAGCTTTCTCGTGATCAATTCCTGGATTACTCTGATATCTTTCTAGTATTCCGACCGCAAAACTAGTATCCGATCTTGTGCAAGTCTGAGCATACGTCAGACTACCAACAATAGAAGAGTAAGGAATTGATTCCATTTCCTTTCATTCTAAATCATTCTTAGAGCATTGCATGATACTAAATTTTCCCCCTTTTTGAATTTGAACAATTCCTGCTGAACAATTATTCATGTTAAATCTTTCTAGAACTCTTTCGATATACACTTTCTGAGACAGTCCCAATAATGCTTGTGATCTATCACGGAATATATCTATTCATATCACATAGGATGTCTCTCCCATATCTTTCATTTTAAAATTCTTAGAGAGAAAATCTTTAGTCTCACGCAATATGCCTAAATCATTAGCAGCAAgtagaatatcatcaacatataggattaAAAATATAAACTTGCTCCCACTAATCTTTTGGTATATACATAGGTCAACAGTATTTTTCACAAATTCAAAATATGTTATAGTATCATTAAACTTTATATACTATTGTCGTGAGGCTTGTTTGAGTCCATATATTAACTTCTTCATTTTACACACCATTTGACCTTTTCCTTCAGTTTCGAAACCCTCTGGTTGGTCCATATAAACTTTTTCCTTGAGGTCTCTATTAAGAAAGACAGTTTTCACACCCATTTGGTATAACTCTAAATCATAATGAGCCACTAAAGCCATAATAATTCTTAACGAGTTTTTGTTTGAGATCGGTGAAAAGGTCTATTTATAATCAATGCCTCCTTTCTTAGTATAACCCTTGTCAATAAGTCTAGCTTTATATCATTCAATATTGCCATTTGAATTGAGTTTGGTCTTAAAGACCCATCTACACCCGATTCTTTTAGAACTTTATGGCAATTCAATGAGATCCCAGACTTTATTGTATTCCATGAATTTTAACTCTTTCTTCATGGCATCAATCCATTTTTCAAACTCATTACTTTATATGGCTTGTGAAAATAAAACAGGATCCTTATTAAGACCAATGTCAAAATCAACGCTTGCAAATAAACTATGTAATCATCTGAAATAGCCGATTTTCTTATGCGTTGAGATTTTCTTAATGGCATTTCTTGTGGTTCATTTGTGTCAGATATTTGTGAGTTATTTTCTTCATGAAGTATTTCATACAAATGCTGCTCGCGTTGTCAAAGTGTTCTTAACAACTAGAATATTATTTGGTATTTGTGTGGAAGCAGGCACATTCGTGGGTAATGGAACATTGAACCTCACCTCTTTTATTTTCATACTTTATTTTTCAACACTCCCACTAACTTCACCATTCTCAATGAATCTTGCATTATCAGTTTCAACAATTCTCGAACTATGGTTTGGACAGTAAAACACATACCCTTTAGATTTTTCTGGGTAACCAATAAAGTAACCACTTACTGTTCGAGAATCTAATTTCTTTTCTTGTGGATTATAAACTCTAGCTTTCGCTGGGCAACCCTAAACATACAGGTGCCTTAAAATAGGTTTCCTTCCCGTCCACAATTCAAAAGGAGTCTTTGGAACTGCCTTACTAAGAAACTTGTTTTATAA is a window from the Nicotiana tomentosiformis chromosome 10, ASM39032v3, whole genome shotgun sequence genome containing:
- the LOC117279722 gene encoding secreted RxLR effector protein 161-like, yielding MESIPYSSIVGSLTYAQTCTRSDTSFAVGILERYQSNPGIDHEKAVKKVLRYLKRTKDYMLMYRRSKHLEVIGYSDSDFARCIDIRKSTFGYLFLLAERTISWKSAKQCVIATSTMEAEFMACFEATIHALLL